The genomic window CCGGCTTCCCGCCGCGCTGTCCCGGTACGTGGTGGAGAAGGGCTCGATCACCATCGACGGCATCTCGCTGACCGTCGCCGAGGTCGGCGACGACTGGTTCGCCGTCGGGCTGATCCCCACCACCCTCAAGTTGACCACGCTCGGCGCCAAGGGCGTCGGCGCCCCGGTCAACCTGGAGGTGGACGTCGTGGCGAAGTACGTCGAGCGGCTGCTCGGCGACCGGCTTGCCGGCGGCGCGGCCGTCCCGGGCGGTGAGCTCTGATGGGCCCGCTCGGCTGGCTGCTCGACGCCCAGGTCCAGGTGGCCGGCTCGCCGGTGCTGGTCCGGGAGATCGTCGGCAACGTCTTCGGCCTGGCCTCGGCGCTGTTCGGGCTGCGCCGGCTGGTCTGGGCCTGGCCGGTCGGCATGATCGGCAACGCGCTGCTCTTCACCGTCTTCCTCGGCGGCGTCTTCGTCACCCCGCAGGCGCACGACCTCTACGGCCAGGCCGGCCGGCAGGTCTTCTTCTTCGCGGTCAGCGTCTACGGCTGGTGGCGCTGGTCGCGCAACCGCCGCTCCGCGGCGGGGGAGCAGCCCGCCGTGACGCCCCGGTGGGCCACCGGCCGGGAACGCCTCGGCCTGCTCGCCGCGGCGGCGGTCGGCACCGCGGCCGGGTACCCGGTGCTCGCCGCGCTCGGCTCGTGGGGTCCGCTGCCGGACGCCTGGATCCTGGTCGGCAGCCTGCTCGCCACGTACGGCATGGCCCGCGGCTGGGTCGAGTTCTGGCTGATCTGGATCGCCGTCGACGCGGTCGGCGTGCCGCTGCTGCTGCGCGGCGGCTTCTACCCGTCGGCCGCCATGTACCTGGTCTACGGCGCCTTCTGCGTCTGGGGCCTGGCCGCCTGGTGGCGCGCCTCGCGGACCACCCCGCCGGTCCGCACCCCGATCCCGCCCACCTATTCGGAGGCCGTCGCATGACCACCTTTGGCAGCATTGAGCAGGCGGTGGCGGACATCGCCGCCGGGCGGCCCGTCGTCGTGGTCGACGACGAGGACCGCGAGAACGAGGGCGACCTGATCTTCGCGGCCGAGCTGGCCACGCCCGAGCTGGTCGCCTTCATGGTCCGGTACACCTCGGGCTACATCTGCGTGCCGCTGACCGAGAGCGAGTGCGACCGGCTGGACCTGCCGCCGATGCACCACACCAACCAGGACCGGCGCGGCACCGCGTACACGGTGACCGTGGACGCCCGGGAGGGGGTCAGCACCGGTATCTCGGCGGCCGACCGGTCGCACACCATCCGGCTGCTCGCCGACGCCGCCACCGACCCCACCGACCTGGCCCGCCCCGGGCACGTGGTGCCGCTGCGGGCCCGCGAGGGCGGGGTGCTGCGCCGGCCCGGGCACACCGAGGCGGCCGTCGACCTGACCCGGCTGGCCGGGCTGCGCCCGGCCGGGGTGCTCTGCGAGCTGGTCAACGACGACGGCACCATGATGCGCCTGCCGGACCTGGAGAAGTTCTGCGCCGAGCACGGGCTGACCCTGGTCACCATCGCCGACCTGATCGCGTACCGGCGGCGGACCGAGAAGCAGGTGGAGCAGGTCGCGGACGCGCGGATGCCCACCCCGTACGGGGTGTTCCGGGCGCTCGGTTACCGCAGCGACTACGACTCGGCCGAGCACGTCGCGCTGGTGATGGGCGACCTCGGCGACGGTCAGGACGTGCTGGTCCGGGTGCACTCCGAGTGCCTCACCGGGGACGTCTTCGGCTCGCTGCGCTGCGACTGCGGCCCGCAGTTGCAGGCCGCGCTGGCCCGGGTGGCGCAGGAGGGGCGCGGGGTGGTGCTCTACGTGCGCGGGCACGAGGGGCGCGGGATCGGCCTGCTGCACAAGCTCCAGGCGTACCAGCTCCAGGACCTGGGCCGGGACACCGTGGACGCGAACCTCGACCTGGGGCTGCCCGCCGACGCCCGCGACTACGGCACCGGCGCGCAGATCCTCTACGACCTCGGCGTGCGCTCGATGCGGCTGCTCACCAACAACCCGGCCAAGCGGGCCGGCCTGGAGGGCTACGGCCTCACCGTGAGCGGCCGCGAGGGGCTGCCGATCCGGTCGAACCCGGAGAACGTGCGGTACCTGCGGACCAAGCGGGACCGGATGGGGCACCTGCTGGACGAGTTGGACGAGGTGACCGAGGCGCCGATGGGCCGCCCGGTCGACGGCGACGAGATCGGAGCGTAGACATGGCGGGTTTCGGCGAACCGGGCGTGACGTCGGTGGACGCCGCCGGGCTGACCGTCGGCGTGGTCGCCGCGCGCTGGCACGGCGACCTGACCGACCACATGGTCGACCGGGCGGTCGCCGCCGCGCAGGCGTGCGGGGCCCGGGCGGTGGTGTCCCGGGTCGCCGGCTCGGTGGAGCTGCCCGTGGTGGCCCAGGCGATGGCCCGGCGCTACGACGTGGTGGTCGCCCTCGGCGTGGTGGTCCGCGGCGCGACCGCGCACTTCGACTACGTCTGCCGTTCGGTCACCGACGGGCTGACCCGGGTGGCCTTGGACGAGGGAAAGCCGGTCGCGCACGGGGTGCTGACGGTGGAGACGATCGAGCAGGCCCGGGACCGGGCCGGGCTGCCCGGCTCGGCGGAGGACAAGGGCTGGGCGGCGACCGTCGCCGCGTTGGACGCCGCGCTGGCGATCCGCGGCGTCGCCACCAACGGCCACCGCGTCGGCTTCACCGGCTGACGGCGCCTCCAGCCCCCCGCCCGCAGGCGGTGATCATGAAGTTGTTGTCGGCGCCCCGCGGCGTGTCGTGGCGACAACTTCATGATCACAGGGTGGCGGCGCCGCGGGGGCGTGGGGGGGATGACGCGCCCGGACCCGGTGGGTGCCGGTGGTCGGGGCGGCTGGAAGAATCGCATCCCGTGAAGACGTTCGAGGAGTTGTTCGCCGAGCTGCAGGCCAAGGCCGCCGCCGGCACCCCGGGCTCCGGCACGGTCGCCGCGCTGGAGAAGGGGGTGCACTTCATCGGCAAGAAGGTCGTCGAGGAGGCGGCCGAGTCGTGGATGGCCGCCGAGCACGAGGGCCCCGAGCGGGCCGCCGAGGAGATCTCCCAGCTGCTCTACCAGGCCCAGGTGCTGATGCTCGCCACCGGTCTCGAGCTCAAGGACGTCTACCGACATCTGTGAGTGCCCCCACCCGTTGATCAATCCGGATCGAAGGAGCACTCCGTCATGCTGCGTGTCGCCATTCCGAACAAGGGCACCCTGGCCGAGCCGGCCGCCGAGATGCTGCGCGAGGCCGGTTACCGGCAGCGCCGCGACCCCAAGGACCTGGTCTGCCGGGACGAGGCCAACGACGTGGAATTCCTCTACCTGCGTCCCCGGGACATCGCCACCTACGTCGGCTCCGGCGACCTGGACCTCGGCATCACCGGCCGGGACCTGCTGGTCGACTCCGGCGCCCCGGCCGAGGAGGTCGTCGACCTCGCCTTCGGCGGGGCGACCTTCCGCTTCGCCGCCGGCCCGGACACCATCGACTCGCCCAAGGAGCTGGGCGGGCACCGGATCGCCACCGCGTACCCGGGGGTGGTCCGCCGCTACCTCGACGACAACGGCCTGACCGCGGACGTCATCCGGCTCGACGGCGCGGTGGAGAACGCCGTCCGCCTCGGCGTGGCCGACGTGGTGGCCGACGTCGTCTCCACCGGGGCCACCCTGCGCCAGGCCGGGCTGCAGATCATCGGCGAGCCGCTGCTGGTCTCCTCGGCGGTGCTGGTCCGGCGCGCCGGGGCGCCCGGCTGCGCCCAGGCCGAGCAGCTGCTCCGCCGGCTGCACGGCGTGCTGGTCGCCCGGCGCTACGTGATGCTCGCCTACGACGTGCCGGCCGGCCTGCTCGACCGGGCCAGCTCGCTGACCCCCGGGATCGAGTCGCCGACCGTCTCCCCGCTGCACCGGGAGGGCTGGGTCGCCGTGCAGGCGATGGTGCAGCGCGACGACGTGCACCGGATCATGGACGAGCTCTACGAGCTGGGTGCCCGGGCGATCCTGGTCACCAACATCCACGCCTGCCGGCTGTGAGGCCGCTCCCGCCGTCGGCCGCCCTCGCCATGGTGGTGCTGGGCGGCGCGGCCTCCGCGGCCCAGGGCGTGGTCAACGCCGAGCTGGGCGAGCGCGCCGGCAGCCCGGTGCTCGGCGCGGTGGTCAACAACCTCGGCGGCAGCCTGCTCGTCGCGGTGGGGTTGCTCGCCGTCCCGTCGATGCGCGCCGGGCTGGCCGCGCTGCGTCGGTCCCGGCTGCCCTGGTGGTCGTACCTGGGCGGGCTCGGAGGCGCGGCGATCGTGGTGATCGGCACGTACGTCGTCCCGGTGCTCGGGGTGGCGGTCTTCACCATCGCCCAGGTCGCCGGCGGCAGCGTCGGCGGGCTGGCGGTGGACCGGGCCGGCCTGGCCCCGGTGGGGCGGCTGCCGTTCACCGTGCCCCGGGTGGCCGGGGCGCTGCTCGGCGTCGGCGCGGTGACCCTGGCCCAGCTCGGCCGCCCGGTCGGCGACCTGGCGGTCGGGCTGGTGCTGCTCGCGGTGGCGGGTGGCCTGGCGGTCGCCCTCCAGTCGGCGCTGAACGGGCGGGTCTCCGCCGCCGGCAGCACCGCCGCCGGGATCGCGGTCAACTTCGCCGTCGGCACGCCGGTGATCCTGGCGGTCGCGGCGCTGGTCGGCGCGTTCGCCGCCCGCCCCAGCTGGCCGGGGCAGTGGTGGCTGTACGGGGGCGGCCTGCTCGGCGTCGGCATTGTGCTCTCCCTGCTGGTCGGGGTACGCGCGGTCGGCGTGCTGCGGACCGGCCTGGCGCTGGTCGCCGGGCAGCTCGGCGGCGCCCTCCTGCTGGACGTGCTGCTGCCCGGCGGCGCCGGCGCGCGGCTGCCGGTGCTGGCCGGCGCGGCGCTCACCCTGGTCGCGGTCGTGGTGGCCGGTGGCCGGCGACGCGCCGTGATCCGCGTGGCACCGGACCGGAGCCCGGAGCCGGATGGCAGACTGGTCGGGTGAGCAATTCACTGGTGACCGTGCGGCCGCGGCGGATCCGGCTGGTCTGCTGGGCCTCGGCGGCGACCCTGCTGGTGGTCTTCAGCCTGGTGGCGACCTCGCTGACCGGCCGGACCGGTGACGGCTACGGCACGTTCCAGCGCGGCGACCAGCTGGCCATGATCGGCCTGGGCGTCTTCGGCGCGCTCGGCATCCTGCTCTTCACCCGGCCACGGGTGGTGGCCGACGCCTGGGGCGTCCGGGTCCGCAACGTGATCGGCTCGTACGAGCTGCCCTGGGAGGTCGTCCGGGGGGTCCGGTTCGACCGGGGCGCCCCGTGGGCCAGCCTGGAGCTGCACGACGACGACCTGCTGCCGATGGTCGCCCTGCAGGCGGCCGACAAGGAGCTGGCGGTCGAGGGCGTGCGCGCCCTGCGCCGCCTCCACCAGGCGCACCTGGCCGCCCTCGCCGACGGCCCCGCCGCCCGCTGACGGCGACCCCGCCGCCCGGGCTCGCCCACCGCCGGCGACCCGCCCCGACGGCCCGCCCGCCGGGCGGCCCGACCCGCCCCGACGACCCGGCTGACCTGCGAGCCCCGGTTTGGGGATGGCTGAGGTCAGGGTGTAGTGTTGCCGAGTCGACCAGACTGCCCCCGTTTCCGACGTGCGGGCGGTCCTGAAGCGGAGCGCCTGCTCCCACCCGAGTCGCCCCTGACGGTGGCCGGGTCCGGTCACCGGTTCCGGGGACAACCCGGTCCCGGATGCGCGATCATGTGATCGTGCCGACCGGTCGAGCGGGCCCTGGCATACGCCGGGGCCTTCTGCTTTCCGGGTCGGCTCCCGTCCGGGAGCCCGCGGAGTCGGCACGGTAGGAGACTCGACTCGAGGAGGCCCCATCAGCGTCGAACCACGCGTGAACGAACAGATCCGGGCACGTGAGGTCCGACTGGTCGGCCCTGAGGGTGAGCAGGTGGGCATCGTCCCGCTGGAGCGCGCCCTGCAGCTGGCCGCGGACGTCGACCTGGACCTGGTCGAGGTTGCGCCGATGGCGCGCCCGCCGGTGTGCAAGCTCATGGACTTCGGCAAGTTCAAGTACGAGAGCGCACTCAAGGCGCGCGAAGCGCGGCGTAACCAGCAGCAGACCGTCATCAAGGAGATGAAGCTCCGGCCGAAGATCGACCCGCACGACTACGAGACCAAGAAGGGTCACGTGGTGCGGTTCCTCAAGGCCGGCGACAAGGTCAAGGTGACGATCATGTTCCGCGGTCGCGAGCAGAGCCGCCCGGAGCTGGGTTACCGGCTCCTGCGCCGGCTCGAGTCCGAGATCACGGACCTGGGATACGTTGAGGCCGCTCCGAAGCAGGACGGCCGAAACATGATCATGGTTCTCGCTCCGCACCGGGCCGTCAAGGCCTCCGCGGTCGCCGCCACGGCGTCCCGCGGCGGGCCCCGGGAACGGGCCGCGGAGGAGTCCGGTGCTCCGGAGGCCGGCGAGACCCCGGAGGCTGGCGAGACCGCAGCAGCCGGCGAGACCGGCCCGACCGCTGAGACCAGCGGCCAGTAACAGGGAGAAGACGTTCCACATGCCGAAGATGAAGAGCCACACGGGTATGGGCAAGCGGGTCAAGGTCACCGGCAAGGGCAAGATCGTTGCCCAGCAGGCCGGCCTCCGCCACAAGCTGGAGAAGAAGCCCTCCACCCAGAC from Micromonospora kangleipakensis includes these protein-coding regions:
- the rpmI gene encoding 50S ribosomal protein L35, with amino-acid sequence MPKMKSHTGMGKRVKVTGKGKIVAQQAGLRHKLEKKPSTQTRRLTGTVEVAKADLKRIKKLLGR
- a CDS encoding PH domain-containing protein gives rise to the protein MSNSLVTVRPRRIRLVCWASAATLLVVFSLVATSLTGRTGDGYGTFQRGDQLAMIGLGVFGALGILLFTRPRVVADAWGVRVRNVIGSYELPWEVVRGVRFDRGAPWASLELHDDDLLPMVALQAADKELAVEGVRALRRLHQAHLAALADGPAAR
- a CDS encoding phosphoribosyl-ATP diphosphatase, coding for MKTFEELFAELQAKAAAGTPGSGTVAALEKGVHFIGKKVVEEAAESWMAAEHEGPERAAEEISQLLYQAQVLMLATGLELKDVYRHL
- a CDS encoding bifunctional 3,4-dihydroxy-2-butanone-4-phosphate synthase/GTP cyclohydrolase II, with protein sequence MTTFGSIEQAVADIAAGRPVVVVDDEDRENEGDLIFAAELATPELVAFMVRYTSGYICVPLTESECDRLDLPPMHHTNQDRRGTAYTVTVDAREGVSTGISAADRSHTIRLLADAATDPTDLARPGHVVPLRAREGGVLRRPGHTEAAVDLTRLAGLRPAGVLCELVNDDGTMMRLPDLEKFCAEHGLTLVTIADLIAYRRRTEKQVEQVADARMPTPYGVFRALGYRSDYDSAEHVALVMGDLGDGQDVLVRVHSECLTGDVFGSLRCDCGPQLQAALARVAQEGRGVVLYVRGHEGRGIGLLHKLQAYQLQDLGRDTVDANLDLGLPADARDYGTGAQILYDLGVRSMRLLTNNPAKRAGLEGYGLTVSGREGLPIRSNPENVRYLRTKRDRMGHLLDELDEVTEAPMGRPVDGDEIGA
- the hisG gene encoding ATP phosphoribosyltransferase; the encoded protein is MLRVAIPNKGTLAEPAAEMLREAGYRQRRDPKDLVCRDEANDVEFLYLRPRDIATYVGSGDLDLGITGRDLLVDSGAPAEEVVDLAFGGATFRFAAGPDTIDSPKELGGHRIATAYPGVVRRYLDDNGLTADVIRLDGAVENAVRLGVADVVADVVSTGATLRQAGLQIIGEPLLVSSAVLVRRAGAPGCAQAEQLLRRLHGVLVARRYVMLAYDVPAGLLDRASSLTPGIESPTVSPLHREGWVAVQAMVQRDDVHRIMDELYELGARAILVTNIHACRL
- a CDS encoding DMT family transporter; its protein translation is MRPLPPSAALAMVVLGGAASAAQGVVNAELGERAGSPVLGAVVNNLGGSLLVAVGLLAVPSMRAGLAALRRSRLPWWSYLGGLGGAAIVVIGTYVVPVLGVAVFTIAQVAGGSVGGLAVDRAGLAPVGRLPFTVPRVAGALLGVGAVTLAQLGRPVGDLAVGLVLLAVAGGLAVALQSALNGRVSAAGSTAAGIAVNFAVGTPVILAVAALVGAFAARPSWPGQWWLYGGGLLGVGIVLSLLVGVRAVGVLRTGLALVAGQLGGALLLDVLLPGGAGARLPVLAGAALTLVAVVVAGGRRRAVIRVAPDRSPEPDGRLVG
- the pnuC gene encoding nicotinamide riboside transporter PnuC, producing the protein MGPLGWLLDAQVQVAGSPVLVREIVGNVFGLASALFGLRRLVWAWPVGMIGNALLFTVFLGGVFVTPQAHDLYGQAGRQVFFFAVSVYGWWRWSRNRRSAAGEQPAVTPRWATGRERLGLLAAAAVGTAAGYPVLAALGSWGPLPDAWILVGSLLATYGMARGWVEFWLIWIAVDAVGVPLLLRGGFYPSAAMYLVYGAFCVWGLAAWWRASRTTPPVRTPIPPTYSEAVA
- the ribH gene encoding 6,7-dimethyl-8-ribityllumazine synthase, which gives rise to MAGFGEPGVTSVDAAGLTVGVVAARWHGDLTDHMVDRAVAAAQACGARAVVSRVAGSVELPVVAQAMARRYDVVVALGVVVRGATAHFDYVCRSVTDGLTRVALDEGKPVAHGVLTVETIEQARDRAGLPGSAEDKGWAATVAALDAALAIRGVATNGHRVGFTG
- the infC gene encoding translation initiation factor IF-3 produces the protein MNEQIRAREVRLVGPEGEQVGIVPLERALQLAADVDLDLVEVAPMARPPVCKLMDFGKFKYESALKAREARRNQQQTVIKEMKLRPKIDPHDYETKKGHVVRFLKAGDKVKVTIMFRGREQSRPELGYRLLRRLESEITDLGYVEAAPKQDGRNMIMVLAPHRAVKASAVAATASRGGPRERAAEESGAPEAGETPEAGETAAAGETGPTAETSGQ